From the genome of Deltaproteobacteria bacterium, one region includes:
- the sppA gene encoding signal peptide peptidase SppA, with protein MMKKHPVLIGLIIIGVILVVFVGSILLLTYMFRREAPSFVLGDKVGVVEITGVISNSREVIRGVKSFTEDGGVKAIVLRIDSPGGGVGASQEIYREVVKARRVKKVVASLGGVAASGGYYVACGADKIVANPGTITGSIGVVMQFSNIEELLKKIGYKGYVVKSGPHKDIGSPFREMTPEEEALLQEVIDTVHRQFIKAVAEGRRLPIEKVAAIADGRIFSGEQALALGLVDKLGNLEDTIELAAKMAGIKGKPHVVYARKRRPSVLDYFIKEITQRLREEVQDTHPHLNYIWHK; from the coding sequence ATGATGAAGAAACACCCGGTCTTGATAGGGCTCATCATCATTGGGGTGATCTTGGTGGTCTTTGTGGGGTCTATCCTCCTGTTGACCTATATGTTTAGGAGGGAGGCCCCCTCCTTCGTCCTCGGGGATAAGGTAGGGGTGGTGGAAATCACCGGGGTCATCTCCAATTCCAGGGAGGTCATCCGGGGGGTCAAGTCCTTTACAGAAGATGGTGGAGTAAAGGCGATCGTTTTGCGCATTGACTCCCCTGGCGGGGGGGTAGGGGCGTCCCAGGAGATCTATCGGGAAGTGGTCAAGGCCAGGAGGGTGAAGAAGGTGGTGGCCTCTCTGGGGGGGGTGGCGGCATCAGGGGGGTACTATGTGGCCTGTGGGGCCGACAAGATCGTGGCCAATCCGGGCACCATCACCGGGAGTATTGGGGTGGTGATGCAGTTTTCTAATATAGAAGAACTCCTGAAAAAGATCGGTTATAAGGGGTACGTGGTAAAGAGCGGCCCTCACAAGGATATCGGTTCGCCCTTCAGGGAGATGACTCCGGAGGAGGAGGCCTTACTCCAGGAGGTGATCGACACTGTGCACCGCCAGTTTATCAAGGCGGTGGCCGAGGGGAGAAGGCTCCCCATCGAAAAGGTAGCCGCCATCGCCGACGGGAGGATCTTCTCCGGGGAACAGGCCTTGGCCTTAGGGCTGGTGGACAAACTGGGGAACTTGGAAGATACCATAGAGTTGGCTGCCAAGATGGCAGGGATAAAGGGAAAGCCCCATGTGGTCTATGCCCGAAAGAGGAGGCCGTCGGTGCTTGATTACTTTATAAAGGAGATCACTCAACGCCTCAGGGAGGAGGTGCAGGACACCCACCCCCACTTAAATTATATTTGGCATAAGTGA
- a CDS encoding macro domain-containing protein yields MVKVLMGDILESKAQTLVNTVNCVGIMGKGIALEFKEQFPDMFRDYVERCNRKEVKLGKPYLFKRLIPPWILNFPTKEHWRSVSRIEDIIQGLKYLLQHYKEWGITSLAVPPLGCGQGQLDWKIVGPTLYRYLNQLDIPVELYAPYGTPHEELQPEFLEQAPDVKRTEPEFAPERIKPAWVALVEILKRVEEEPYHWPVGRTTFQKIAYIATQEGLPTGLQYKKSSFGPFSPELKGVITQLVNNGLIREEQLGRMFAVKVGPTFEDARKAYVNDLVKWESIIDKTADLFMRMQTRQSEVVATVLFAANILSNKINDQPSEAEVLHEVMQWKQRRRPKLNAKEVAYTIRNLAALRWLKVKPSSGLPIPDEIIAEA; encoded by the coding sequence ATGGTCAAAGTATTGATGGGAGATATTCTAGAATCCAAGGCCCAGACCCTTGTCAATACTGTGAATTGCGTTGGAATCATGGGAAAGGGGATTGCACTAGAATTTAAAGAGCAGTTCCCTGATATGTTCAGGGATTATGTAGAACGGTGCAATCGGAAAGAGGTCAAACTTGGGAAACCCTATCTGTTTAAAAGGCTTATTCCCCCTTGGATTTTGAACTTTCCAACTAAGGAACATTGGAGGTCTGTTTCGCGCATTGAAGACATTATACAGGGTTTAAAATATTTGCTTCAGCATTACAAAGAATGGGGGATTACGTCTCTTGCTGTTCCCCCGCTTGGTTGTGGTCAAGGTCAATTGGATTGGAAGATAGTTGGGCCAACCCTATACCGCTACTTAAATCAATTAGATATCCCTGTTGAGCTTTATGCACCCTACGGGACACCACATGAAGAGTTGCAGCCTGAATTTCTGGAGCAGGCCCCAGATGTTAAAAGGACCGAGCCAGAATTTGCTCCGGAAAGGATTAAACCTGCATGGGTTGCCTTAGTGGAAATTCTGAAACGCGTGGAAGAAGAACCTTACCATTGGCCTGTTGGCAGAACTACGTTCCAGAAAATTGCCTACATTGCAACCCAAGAGGGATTGCCGACTGGACTGCAATACAAAAAATCAAGCTTTGGACCATTCTCTCCAGAGTTAAAGGGTGTTATTACCCAATTAGTCAACAATGGCTTAATACGGGAAGAGCAACTTGGACGTATGTTTGCAGTGAAGGTTGGGCCAACTTTTGAGGATGCACGCAAAGCTTACGTGAATGATTTAGTAAAATGGGAATCAATTATTGATAAGACAGCGGATTTATTCATGCGCATGCAAACAAGGCAATCTGAGGTCGTTGCTACAGTCCTTTTTGCTGCCAATATATTATCAAACAAAATAAATGACCAACCCTCCGAAGCAGAAGTCTTACATGAAGTAATGCAATGGAAACAACGCCGTCGCCCAAAACTTAATGCCAAGGAGGTCGCCTACACGATTCGTAACCTAGCTGCTTTGAGATGGTTGAAAGTCAAACCAAGTTCAGGCTTACCAATACCGGATGAAATTATTGCTGAGGCATAA
- a CDS encoding tRNA (adenine-N1)-methyltransferase, translated as MEEAKFAEFVHKPWPRGRRETEMTKPITEGECIILLDPADEKEFFFKMRQKGHINLYKGKILHNEIIGKTEGAVVRSSKGEPFLVFRPTLYQFIMHMKRDTQIIYPKDLALILVYADIYPGCIVLEAGIGSGALTLALLRGVGTEGKVISYEVRDEFIQRAKKNINLLLEDPPNLEVKLRDIYEGIEEEGLDRIILDIPEPWRVINDVAVSLRPGGVFLGYLPTIIQVKSLVDALREEKRFTSIQVFESLVRNWNIEGLSVRPFHRMVAHTGFITLARRGETP; from the coding sequence ATGGAAGAAGCCAAATTTGCTGAATTTGTCCATAAACCATGGCCTCGGGGGCGCAGGGAGACGGAGATGACCAAACCCATCACTGAAGGGGAGTGCATCATACTCCTGGATCCAGCGGATGAGAAGGAGTTCTTCTTCAAGATGAGGCAAAAGGGGCATATTAACCTCTACAAAGGAAAGATCCTCCACAACGAGATCATCGGCAAAACCGAGGGCGCAGTGGTGCGCAGCTCCAAGGGGGAACCATTTCTCGTCTTCAGGCCGACCCTCTATCAGTTCATCATGCATATGAAGAGGGACACCCAGATCATCTACCCCAAGGACCTGGCCCTGATCTTAGTCTATGCCGATATCTACCCTGGATGCATTGTGCTCGAGGCCGGGATAGGCTCTGGTGCCCTGACCCTGGCGCTGCTACGAGGTGTGGGAACTGAGGGGAAGGTCATCTCCTATGAGGTACGGGATGAGTTCATCCAGCGGGCAAAAAAGAACATCAACCTCCTCTTGGAGGATCCCCCTAACCTAGAGGTGAAATTGAGGGATATATATGAGGGGATAGAGGAGGAGGGGCTGGACAGGATCATCTTGGACATCCCCGAGCCCTGGCGGGTAATAAACGATGTAGCTGTGAGCCTGCGTCCTGGGGGGGTGTTCCTGGGCTATCTGCCCACCATCATCCAGGTCAAATCCCTGGTGGATGCCCTGCGGGAGGAAAAGAGGTTCACCTCCATCCAGGTCTTTGAGTCCCTGGTCAGGAACTGGAATATAGAGGGGCTCAGTGTGCGTCCCTTTCACCGAATGGTGGCCCATACAGGCTTTATAACCTTGGCCAGGAGGGGGGAAACCCCTTAA
- a CDS encoding segregation/condensation protein A — MELYQVKVDVFEGPLDLLLHLIKQNQLDIYDIPIALITEQYLEYIRIMKALDLNIAGEFLLMAATLMYIKSRMLLPSTIQEEEEEEEDPRTELVHRLLEYKRFKEAALCLSHQELLERDVFVRPAQEIEAEQGEIEAGLFHLIDALHDLLQRREVEELHEITLERVTLGDKIRELWDRLQGTGEAVPFLSLFTPFASREELIITFLALLELIRAGMLRVYQKGAFGPLWITRTLTS, encoded by the coding sequence ATGGAGCTTTATCAGGTAAAGGTCGATGTTTTTGAGGGACCTTTAGACCTATTGCTTCATCTGATCAAGCAGAATCAATTGGATATATACGACATCCCCATCGCCTTGATCACTGAACAATACTTAGAATATATAAGGATAATGAAGGCCCTCGACCTCAATATCGCGGGGGAATTTTTGTTGATGGCGGCTACCCTTATGTATATAAAGTCTAGGATGCTCCTTCCGTCAACCATCCAAGAAGAAGAGGAAGAGGAGGAAGATCCCCGCACAGAGCTTGTCCATCGCCTTTTGGAGTATAAGAGGTTCAAAGAGGCCGCTTTGTGTCTGTCGCATCAAGAGTTATTGGAGAGGGATGTCTTTGTCAGACCTGCCCAGGAGATCGAGGCCGAGCAAGGGGAGATAGAGGCAGGTCTCTTTCACCTCATCGATGCGCTGCACGATCTGCTACAACGCCGGGAGGTGGAGGAGCTTCATGAAATCACCTTGGAGAGGGTAACCCTGGGGGATAAGATTAGGGAGTTATGGGATAGACTCCAAGGGACAGGTGAGGCTGTACCCTTTTTGTCCCTTTTTACCCCCTTTGCCTCGCGGGAGGAGTTGATCATCACCTTCCTCGCCCTCTTGGAGCTGATCAGAGCGGGGATGTTGCGGGTCTATCAGAAGGGTGCCTTTGGCCCCCTCTGGATAACTCGTACCTTAACGTCGTAA
- a CDS encoding helix-turn-helix domain-containing protein: MVKVEMESFGAYLRKEREARKASLEEICRATKIRRTILEAIEEDQREVLPPEVFVKGFIEAYARYIGLDPEEVLFRYKEWQKEYPTKGTEEPFLEREKEVPKKYIVAGAILLMIIIVLFLLLIGQGPRERVEEASIKGTYTEQEVTSPPGNLQAPSLTPSAEESTPLPKGGAQEKEEALPGREHVLVIEASERTWVEIKEGSSPPFDVTLSPGDRYTRRGPHCFELLIGNAGGVKVIFDGREFGLLGEVGQVVKLTLPPGKEG; this comes from the coding sequence ATGGTGAAGGTGGAGATGGAAAGTTTTGGTGCCTATCTAAGAAAAGAGCGAGAGGCAAGAAAGGCCTCGTTAGAGGAGATCTGCCGGGCCACTAAGATTCGTCGCACCATCTTGGAGGCCATTGAAGAGGATCAACGAGAGGTTCTGCCTCCAGAGGTCTTTGTGAAGGGTTTCATAGAGGCCTACGCCAGATATATTGGGTTGGACCCCGAAGAGGTCCTGTTCAGATATAAAGAGTGGCAAAAGGAATACCCGACCAAGGGGACAGAAGAGCCCTTCCTCGAAAGGGAGAAGGAAGTACCCAAAAAGTACATTGTTGCTGGGGCCATCCTCTTGATGATCATAATAGTCCTTTTCCTCTTACTGATTGGACAAGGCCCCAGGGAGCGAGTAGAGGAGGCATCCATCAAAGGGACCTACACAGAGCAGGAGGTTACATCTCCCCCTGGCAATTTGCAGGCCCCTTCCCTCACTCCTTCGGCGGAGGAATCAACGCCTCTGCCTAAAGGTGGTGCGCAGGAGAAAGAGGAGGCCTTGCCTGGACGAGAACATGTCCTTGTCATCGAGGCCTCGGAGAGGACATGGGTAGAGATAAAGGAGGGGTCATCCCCCCCCTTTGATGTCACCCTTTCTCCAGGGGACAGGTACACCCGTAGGGGGCCTCACTGTTTTGAACTCTTGATAGGAAACGCAGGTGGCGTAAAGGTGATCTTTGATGGCAGGGAGTTTGGGCTCTTAGGGGAGGTGGGACAGGTGGTCAAGCTCACCCTTCCCCCTGGGAAGGAGGGATGA
- a CDS encoding DUF4065 domain-containing protein, protein MGKVYIELGSRIKKLREQRGISQQRLAELLGVSRPTISQIEMGERKVSADELIKLSEIFDVSVEHLLGVKKGPEVILRETKKKQKVKPQIRINVPQKNLEKFKEVIIYILNKVGSKPNIGETVIYKLLYFIDFDFYEKYEEQLIGATYIKNRYGPTPIEFERVVDKMIGDREIMKVKSTYFEYPQTKYLPLRKGDLSKLKANEIEVIDDVLNRLSDMNASQISEYSHNDVPWLTTEDQGIIEYESVFYRTSAYSLREYSEDIQ, encoded by the coding sequence ATGGGTAAGGTTTATATAGAACTTGGAAGCAGGATTAAAAAATTGAGGGAACAACGGGGGATTAGCCAACAGAGGCTTGCGGAACTGTTAGGTGTTTCACGTCCTACCATATCTCAAATAGAGATGGGAGAGAGAAAGGTATCTGCTGATGAGTTAATAAAGCTGTCGGAGATATTTGATGTCTCCGTGGAGCACCTGCTTGGTGTGAAAAAGGGGCCTGAGGTGATACTTAGAGAAACCAAAAAGAAACAAAAGGTAAAACCTCAAATAAGAATCAATGTGCCGCAAAAGAATTTAGAGAAGTTCAAGGAAGTTATTATCTATATCCTTAACAAGGTCGGCTCAAAGCCTAACATTGGAGAGACGGTGATCTATAAGCTTCTCTATTTCATTGATTTTGACTTTTACGAGAAATATGAAGAGCAGTTGATTGGTGCAACTTACATTAAGAACCGTTATGGGCCAACGCCAATAGAGTTCGAAAGAGTAGTGGACAAAATGATTGGAGATAGAGAAATCATGAAGGTCAAAAGTACCTATTTCGAATATCCCCAAACAAAATATTTACCCTTAAGAAAAGGAGACCTTTCCAAACTAAAGGCAAACGAAATCGAAGTTATTGATGATGTCCTGAACAGGCTCTCTGATATGAACGCCTCTCAAATAAGCGAATACTCCCATAACGATGTCCCCTGGCTTACAACAGAAGACCAAGGGATCATTGAATACGAGTCTGTTTTCTATAGAACCTCAGCTTATTCGCTAAGAGAATATAGTGAAGATATTCAATGA
- a CDS encoding CBS domain-containing protein, giving the protein MDVIITHINADFDALASMLAAQKLYPEAKLVFPGSQEKGLRDFFVRSSFYILEADRVKDIELEDIRRLIMVDTRQRSRIGKFVEIVDKPGLEIHIYDHHPPSTDDVRGTLEVIEETGATITILLRILRQKGIRITPDEATIMMLGIYEDTGSLTFSSTTKEDFYAAAYLLTKGASLNSISDMITRELTAEQVFLLNDLIRSAERYNIRGVEVVVTTGSSDRYIGDVAVLVHKLKDMENLNVVFALIRMEDRTYLIGRSRVEEVNVAEVAVEFGGGGHPTAASATIRDLTLVQAKERLLGILHEVVKPKIRAKDIMIHPLKTIQEGDTLEEAHGILSKYYNINVLPVLMGENLVGLISRPTVEKATLHGLGGLSVREYMTTDFSVVGPGTPLREVQGYIVGENQRFLPVVEGGRLIGGITRTDLLRALHDALTPSPLGPIYARKKVLTKLMDERLPLQVISLLRALGQVGEELGYKVYAVGGFVRDLILRKENYDIDVVVEEDGIRFAQVFGAKSGCRVKVHKRMKTATILFSNGYKIDVATARMEYYERPAALPTVELSSIKMDLFRRDFTINTLAIELRPGAFGHLLDFFGGQRDLKEGVVRVLHNLSFVEDPSRIFRAIRFEQRFGFQIGKHTQNLIKNAISMGFLERLSGARLFSELELILREENPLPILERMAEFDLLKFIHPCLDYNSQTKALLARIYEVISWFDLLFLGGGYLKWMVYLFGLADQLQPEGLEEMAQRLSLSPRYRKRLIEGRREGFTILQKARKRRMRPKEIYALFKPISIEVLLYLMAKTDEKEVKKSVSLFFTKLKDMKVILRGKDLQELGIQPGPIYREILDSLLLARLEDKVKTKEDEVRYVRANYLAERV; this is encoded by the coding sequence GTGGATGTCATCATCACCCATATCAATGCGGATTTTGACGCCTTGGCCTCCATGTTGGCGGCCCAAAAGCTCTACCCTGAGGCCAAGTTGGTATTCCCCGGGTCTCAGGAAAAGGGTTTGCGGGACTTCTTTGTCCGCTCTAGCTTCTATATCCTGGAAGCGGATAGGGTGAAGGACATAGAACTGGAAGATATCAGAAGGCTTATCATGGTGGATACGAGGCAGAGGTCCCGCATAGGGAAATTTGTCGAGATTGTGGACAAACCCGGTTTGGAGATACATATCTACGACCACCATCCCCCTTCAACAGACGATGTGAGGGGGACTCTGGAGGTCATAGAGGAGACAGGGGCCACCATTACCATTCTCCTCAGGATATTGAGGCAGAAGGGGATCAGAATCACCCCTGATGAGGCGACCATCATGATGTTGGGGATCTACGAGGATACAGGATCTCTCACCTTTAGCTCCACCACTAAAGAAGACTTTTACGCTGCTGCCTATCTCCTCACGAAAGGGGCGAGCCTCAACAGCATCTCCGATATGATCACTAGGGAGTTGACCGCCGAGCAGGTCTTTCTGCTCAATGACCTCATCCGTTCGGCAGAGCGATATAATATCCGGGGGGTGGAGGTGGTGGTAACTACCGGCTCGTCCGATAGGTATATTGGAGACGTGGCGGTCCTGGTCCATAAGCTGAAGGACATGGAGAACCTCAATGTCGTCTTCGCCTTGATCAGGATGGAGGATCGAACCTATCTCATCGGCAGGAGCAGGGTGGAGGAGGTGAATGTGGCCGAGGTGGCCGTAGAGTTCGGTGGGGGCGGACATCCCACTGCAGCCTCAGCCACCATCAGGGATTTGACCCTGGTACAGGCCAAAGAAAGACTGTTGGGGATCTTACATGAGGTGGTCAAACCTAAGATAAGGGCCAAGGATATCATGATCCATCCCCTCAAGACCATCCAGGAGGGAGACACCCTAGAAGAGGCCCATGGGATATTGAGCAAGTATTATAATATCAACGTGTTGCCTGTCTTAATGGGGGAGAACTTGGTGGGTCTGATCTCGCGGCCAACCGTGGAGAAGGCCACCCTCCATGGCCTGGGGGGCCTTTCGGTAAGGGAATATATGACAACCGATTTTTCTGTTGTGGGGCCTGGGACCCCTTTGCGAGAGGTGCAGGGTTACATCGTGGGGGAGAATCAGAGGTTTCTGCCGGTGGTAGAGGGGGGGAGGTTGATCGGGGGGATCACCAGGACGGACCTCTTGCGGGCCCTGCACGATGCCCTTACCCCTTCTCCTCTGGGTCCCATCTATGCGAGGAAAAAGGTGCTCACCAAGCTCATGGATGAGAGACTGCCCCTCCAGGTCATCTCTCTGCTGCGTGCATTAGGTCAGGTGGGGGAGGAGTTAGGGTATAAGGTATATGCCGTGGGAGGCTTTGTCAGGGATCTGATCTTGAGGAAGGAGAACTACGATATCGATGTGGTGGTGGAGGAGGATGGTATCCGCTTTGCCCAGGTCTTCGGTGCCAAAAGTGGATGCCGAGTGAAGGTACACAAAAGGATGAAGACCGCCACCATCCTCTTCTCCAATGGATATAAGATCGATGTGGCCACGGCGAGGATGGAATACTATGAACGCCCGGCCGCCCTTCCGACTGTAGAGCTCAGTTCCATAAAGATGGACCTCTTCCGCCGGGACTTTACCATAAATACCTTGGCCATCGAGCTGAGACCAGGTGCCTTTGGCCATCTCCTCGACTTCTTTGGGGGCCAGAGGGATCTGAAGGAGGGGGTGGTTAGGGTCCTGCACAACCTCAGTTTCGTGGAGGATCCATCACGCATCTTTCGGGCCATCCGTTTTGAACAGAGGTTTGGCTTTCAAATCGGGAAGCATACCCAGAACCTGATCAAAAACGCCATCTCCATGGGTTTTTTGGAGAGGTTGAGCGGGGCGAGGCTCTTCTCGGAGCTGGAGCTGATCCTGCGAGAGGAAAATCCCCTTCCCATACTGGAGAGGATGGCGGAGTTCGATCTCCTCAAATTCATCCATCCTTGTTTGGATTATAACTCTCAGACCAAGGCCCTGCTGGCCAGGATATATGAGGTGATCAGCTGGTTTGATCTCCTCTTTTTAGGGGGGGGCTATTTGAAATGGATGGTCTATCTCTTCGGTTTGGCCGATCAGTTGCAGCCGGAAGGGTTGGAAGAGATGGCCCAGAGGCTCTCCCTTTCCCCACGGTACAGAAAGAGATTGATAGAGGGGAGAAGGGAAGGGTTCACCATACTGCAAAAGGCCCGCAAAAGGCGGATGAGGCCCAAGGAGATATATGCCCTTTTTAAGCCCATTTCCATCGAGGTCCTTCTCTATTTGATGGCCAAGACAGATGAGAAGGAGGTAAAGAAGTCGGTCTCCCTCTTCTTCACCAAGCTCAAAGATATGAAGGTGATTCTGCGGGGGAAGGATCTGCAGGAGTTGGGTATCCAACCAGGTCCTATCTACCGTGAGATCCTTGATTCCCTCCTCCTGGCCCGCCTCGAAGACAAGGTCAAGACCAAAGAAGATGAAGTAAGGTATGTTCGCGCCAATTACCTGGCTGAGCGAGTTTGA
- the era gene encoding GTPase Era, translating to MEKQEDDFHSGFVPIIGRPNVGKSTLLNRFLGEKIAIVSPKPQTTWNRILGVKTLPHAQIIFVDTPGIHEDTSKHNRYMLNATKGALQDADIVLHMVEAFRPFLQGEEIVWEVLEGIKAPVILLINKVDLVKGGGALPEPPFPYTKVMRISALLGTGVDRLEKEIIAFLPPGPKYYPDDFITDQTERFMAREIIREKIFYLTHQEIPYSCAVVVEDFKEREGGVIWIRTSINIERESQKGILIGKGGRMLKEIGKRARMDLEQLLGAKVYLDLWVRVQKDWTKKDYALREFGLA from the coding sequence TTGGAGAAGCAGGAAGATGATTTCCATTCGGGTTTTGTCCCCATTATTGGGCGGCCCAATGTGGGGAAGTCCACCCTCCTCAATCGTTTCCTGGGGGAGAAGATTGCCATCGTCTCACCCAAACCACAGACCACTTGGAATAGGATCCTCGGGGTCAAGACCCTTCCTCATGCCCAGATCATCTTTGTAGATACCCCTGGGATCCATGAGGACACCTCAAAACACAACAGATATATGCTCAATGCGACCAAAGGTGCCTTGCAAGATGCCGATATAGTCCTCCACATGGTAGAGGCCTTCCGACCCTTCCTACAAGGGGAGGAGATAGTATGGGAGGTCCTTGAGGGGATAAAGGCCCCGGTCATCTTATTGATCAACAAGGTCGATCTGGTAAAAGGAGGTGGTGCCTTGCCAGAACCCCCTTTCCCTTATACCAAGGTCATGCGGATATCGGCCCTCTTGGGCACCGGAGTGGACCGCTTAGAAAAAGAGATTATAGCATTCCTTCCCCCTGGTCCCAAGTACTATCCGGATGACTTCATCACCGATCAGACGGAGAGGTTTATGGCGAGGGAGATCATCCGGGAGAAGATCTTTTACCTGACCCATCAGGAGATCCCCTATTCATGTGCGGTGGTGGTGGAGGATTTTAAGGAGAGGGAGGGGGGAGTGATCTGGATAAGGACCTCTATCAATATAGAGAGGGAATCTCAGAAGGGGATTCTCATTGGGAAGGGTGGAAGGATGTTGAAAGAGATCGGAAAACGGGCCAGGATGGACCTGGAGCAGCTCCTGGGTGCCAAGGTATACCTGGACCTTTGGGTGAGGGTGCAGAAGGACTGGACGAAGAAGGATTATGCCTTGCGGGAGTTTGGCCTCGCTTAA
- the trpS gene encoding tryptophan--tRNA ligase has translation MEKRRVVSGMRPTGKTHLGHIHGILENWRGLQDEYECFYFAADWHALTSEYKNTSVINESLTEMFIDWLSVGLDPQRSTLFVQSWIKEHAELHLLLSMITPLGWLERNPTYKEQQEELGDKELGTYGFLGYPVLQAADILMYKGNYVPVGRDQLPHLEITREIARRFNYLYREVFPLPEALLTEVPNLLGIDGRKMSKSYNNAIYISDPEEVLAAKIEQMITDPQRGYRKDPGDPEVCSVFSYHRIYTDPEVVREIDRDCRRAGIGCTECKRILVKRVKEYLAPIQEKRDYYLTHLGEVEEIIREGTERATAVAQNTMTEAREAMEI, from the coding sequence ATGGAGAAGAGGCGGGTAGTAAGCGGCATGCGTCCCACCGGCAAGACCCACTTGGGGCATATTCACGGCATCCTAGAGAACTGGCGGGGTCTCCAGGACGAGTATGAATGCTTTTATTTCGCTGCGGATTGGCACGCCTTGACCTCTGAATACAAGAATACCTCCGTCATCAACGAGAGTTTGACCGAGATGTTCATCGATTGGTTGAGTGTGGGCCTAGATCCCCAGCGCAGCACCCTCTTTGTCCAGTCGTGGATAAAGGAACATGCAGAGCTCCATCTCCTGCTGTCCATGATCACCCCCCTCGGTTGGTTGGAGCGCAACCCCACATACAAGGAGCAGCAAGAAGAGCTGGGGGACAAAGAGCTGGGGACTTATGGCTTTCTCGGATATCCCGTGCTGCAGGCCGCCGACATCCTCATGTACAAGGGTAATTATGTCCCCGTGGGCAGGGATCAACTCCCCCATTTAGAGATCACCAGGGAGATAGCCCGCAGGTTTAACTATCTATATCGAGAGGTGTTCCCCCTTCCCGAGGCGTTATTAACGGAAGTCCCCAACCTGCTGGGGATCGATGGGAGGAAGATGAGTAAGAGCTACAACAACGCCATCTATATCTCTGACCCTGAAGAGGTCCTGGCGGCCAAGATCGAGCAGATGATCACAGACCCTCAAAGGGGATACAGGAAGGATCCAGGGGACCCAGAGGTGTGCAGCGTCTTCTCCTATCACCGCATCTATACTGATCCCGAGGTTGTCCGGGAGATCGATAGGGATTGTCGTCGGGCTGGAATAGGATGCACCGAGTGCAAAAGAATCTTGGTCAAGAGGGTGAAAGAATATCTGGCCCCTATCCAGGAGAAGAGGGATTACTACCTCACCCATTTAGGTGAGGTAGAGGAGATCATCCGTGAAGGGACCGAAAGGGCGACAGCGGTGGCCCAGAACACCATGACTGAGGCGAGGGAGGCCATGGAGATATAG
- a CDS encoding site-2 protease family protein, whose translation MPEADVGSTIQQISILVLPILLAVTLHEVAHGWVADRLGDPTPRLAGRLTLNPIKHLDLVGTLVFFFTRMIGWAKPVPVNPLNFKDPRRDMMWVALAGPVTNVLLAGVFAIAFRFLLQLSLPNFPLLLKIFVPILLMLKVGVVINLGLAIFNIIPIPPLDGGRVLAGLLPPEKAETFAKVEPYGFLILIFLIITQVVNFVVFPVIMFGVQLFLGPHI comes from the coding sequence ATCCCTGAGGCGGACGTGGGTTCAACCATTCAACAAATCTCCATCTTAGTCCTTCCCATCCTATTGGCTGTGACCTTACATGAGGTCGCCCATGGGTGGGTGGCCGACCGGTTGGGGGATCCGACGCCGCGGTTGGCAGGCAGGCTTACCCTCAACCCCATCAAACACCTCGATCTGGTGGGGACCTTGGTCTTCTTTTTCACCAGGATGATCGGTTGGGCCAAGCCGGTGCCGGTAAACCCCTTAAATTTCAAGGACCCCCGCAGAGATATGATGTGGGTGGCCTTGGCTGGTCCGGTGACCAATGTCCTGCTGGCAGGGGTCTTCGCCATCGCCTTCCGGTTCCTGCTCCAGCTTTCCCTTCCCAACTTTCCTCTGCTCCTCAAGATATTTGTTCCCATCCTGCTCATGTTAAAGGTGGGCGTGGTGATCAACCTGGGGCTGGCCATCTTCAATATCATCCCCATCCCTCCCCTTGATGGAGGTAGGGTCCTGGCTGGGCTTCTTCCCCCGGAGAAGGCAGAGACCTTTGCTAAGGTAGAGCCCTATGGGTTCTTGATCCTCATCTTTTTGATCATCACCCAGGTGGTCAATTTCGTTGTCTTCCCTGTCATAATGTTCGGCGTGCAACTCTTTTTGGGACCACATATTTAG